Proteins from a genomic interval of Phlebotomus papatasi isolate M1 chromosome 3, Ppap_2.1, whole genome shotgun sequence:
- the LOC129806769 gene encoding uncharacterized protein LOC129806769: MRILRRSLGLTLKDKVKNDRIRESLGVQHITEKSRERRLRWYGHIMRRGEDHIVRRTMEIKEMKRGPGRPPTAWKSTINTDMRRNHLVNAETQERATWSLQSRRADPR, encoded by the coding sequence ATGCGTATCTTAAGGCGGTCCCTGGGACTGACTCTGAAGGATAAGGTCAAGAATGACCGCATCAGGGAAAGTCTTGGGGTTCAGCACATTACGGAAAAATCAAGAGAAAGGCGGCTGAGGTGGTATGGCCACATCATGCGTCGGGGTGAAGATCACATTGTCCGGCGCACCATGGAAATTAAGGAGATGAAGAGGGGTCCGGGAAGACCACCAACAGCGTGGAAATCCACGATCAACACAGACATGAGGCGAAATCACCTCGTGAATGCTGAGACGCAGGAGCGCGCCACTTGGAGCCTTCAAAGTAGGAGGGCCGACCCCCGATAA